CCTTGAATTCTTTCGGATTAGACAGAAAGCAACTCTCAAAGATACCTTTCCAAGAACGGCCAGGGCCATCCATCTCTTCTTCTTACACATCTTCATTGGGATTCACAATCCAGgtctaaaaacttaaaaactaaatGCACTGTACTTCTAACTGGGTTTCCCTTCATCTTAATTACTTGTCATGATATGGTTTGATCATCGGATTCAGGTGATACTAATAGACCACAATCCATACTCCAATGATAAATGGCCTTAACTGGTATGGTCATATAGTTTTAAGCGGCCACGCAGTCTAGGTCTTTGCTCTAGAAAATCTCTATAAGCATACAATCTCTTAGTATCCAAAAATGTTTTGCATACATAGAAATGTATGAATGTAGAACTATAAACATTCTTTTTCATTGTGGACTTTTCTGACACACCGTTTTTCTATTGGCACAGAGTGCTGTACTTCCAACAGCTTATCCACACCTGCTGTTTAAAGGAATTGTAAGTTATGGTTGGCCAACTGGCCACTGGTTGTTTCATGGGATCATTGAAAAGATAAGacatattttgggttttaaagcATGCCAAGCTATTGCTCTTAATGCAATGGGTTATGATGACAGTGACGGGAAGATTATGTGGGACAAGGACAAGAACAGAATTTGCTTTAGTCCACCCCATGATCCTTTACTCCCACAAATAGTCAAAGCCTTTCAAAAGCTCACTAAGAAATTAGGAGGAATCCTCTTCTTATCAAGGTACCGAAGCACATCTGTCCATCTTTTAGGTGGGTGCAATGCATCATCAGATCCTTCATATGGTGTTTGCAACCCCAGTGGCCAAGTATTTGACCCAGAGTCTTCAGTCATGGTACACCAAGGCCTCTATGTCTGCGATGGTTCTCTAATCCCATGTTCTGTTGGCATAAACCCATCTCTTACCATCGCATCTGCGGCTGAGTATGTAAGTAGGCACCTTGTAAAGGATGTTCTCAAGTACAAGAATATTGAAATTGCTTCTCAGAATCCACATTCTGTCTCAAATAAGAATGTAAAGAGTGATCAGAGATCAGTTGTCACATTTGAAGAAACCATGAGGGGTTATGTGGGGGGTATGCAATGCACAGTTTTTCTCAAAGTGAAGATGAATGCTCAAGAACAGAAGGGCCTCAGTGATTGTCATCCTCTTCTAAGAGGCAAAGTTGGTGGATATGTGGAATTAAAAGCCATTGAGAGGGACAAATTACATATCATAGATGGAAAAGTAAGTTTGTGTGAAGTAGATTACAGAACTCCTTACACGCAGTATATGCATTATCATCTCCTCCTTGCAGGTTCTTCTGGCTCGAGGTATGAGAAAGTTTTAGTATAAAGTaaatttcttgttcattttcTTTGCTTATATGAGAGAATCAATAAATTCCATATCATGCAGATATATTCTCGAGGGAAGAAAGATAATGAATCCTTTTCTCTTTGCATTATATGCTTGGAGGGAGTCAACAACATTGCATGTGATCTTTAAGAAAGTTGCTGAGAACAATTCCAAGGAAGAAATGATGCTTCTAAAAGGCAGGCTCAGTGTCTCCATGGTAGAGCTTCTAAAGAGCTTGATAAGCCTTAGAGGAAACAACAAAGGAAGGTTCATATGTCATCTATTATACACACTCTACAGAACCTATTTTGTACAGAAACCACAAGGGAGCCACAAGGACTTCCCCCCAAAAGATTTGTATCATAAATTTTATCCAAGCAGCACTCTCCATGAAATTAAAACAGGTATAAGGAATCTAAATCTACTCAGAGTTGATGTCAGTATACAATGCAGTCTCAGGAGAATCAATGATCATAATCAGAAACAAAAGACTACATAGATGATAGAACTAAGGGATATTCATTTAAATTCTACCAACCAACATGTAAATTAAGAACTCATGAAATGCACTTTCAagctaaaaaaattagataaattgATGGAAGAAGAAATACCCCACCATTGAACTGTACACTCAACTTCGTGATTTTACTTGATCACCAAAATGCTAATGGAGCTTAGAGTTCATGTTATTTCTTTTACTTTGCTGTATTACTTAAAGTTTCTAATCTGTGTCCTTCCTGCTTATTATGCAGAGGATGGATTTACTATCAGTTGCAGGCAATGGAAATGCACCCATAATTCCTCAAAGCTTGAAGGACCAAAACAATTATACCCAGTTCTCCTTCTTAATGGGTATTCTTCTGACAGTTACTGGTTGCCAACAGAACCAAATGATCTAGTCAGAACTTTACTGGAAGAAGGACATGAAATATGGCTATTGCAACCAAGGTTGCACCCACTGAATCCTTTAAACAACTTCACAATTGAAGATATTGGAAGATTTGATGTCCCTGCTGgtaaagaatatagaaatatacCCCACTTGAAATCAATTCTTACTAACCTCTAATGTCTTTCCAGTTCTCACTTTATTTCTTTCTGTTGCAGCAATAAATAGGATCCTTGAATTGCATGGGCATCGCATAAAGATACATGTTGTTGCACATTGTGTTGGAGGCTTAGTCATACATATTGCTCTCATGGGAGGGCATGTCTCTGCAACCAATATAGCTTCTTTGTCTTGCACCAACACTTCAATGTTCTTCAAACTAAATACTTTATCCATGTTTAAAATGTGGCTTCCTCTGCTCCCCGtaagctctctttctctctcttgtaaTGAAATTTAGTTTCCAAGAAAATATACAGAATTTGATTGACTCAAACTTGCTAATATGTTCAGCCAATTATAATTATCagaataaaaataacaaataacaagagacaaacaaataaaaagtaaataaataagatgTCTAGGTCTTATGAAGACATAACATGATATAGCACAATTTTGTATAAAACTCTTTCTCCTTGAGCCTAAGAAGGTCTTTCAATTCACCGTGCAGGTATCAATGGTCATACTAGGGAAGAATAAAATTCTGCCTATGTTGGAAACATCAAAGTCTAGTTTGCGTCATCGGCTCTTGAAGTCCATTGCCCTTATGATTCCACGGTATGAGAGATGCACCTGCAATGAGTGTGAGCTTTTTTCTGGTCTATTTGGAAACGCATTTTGGCATGAAAACCTAAGCCCCAGCATGCACTACTggttaaataaagaaaatgtgaCAATGCTTCCCATGGCAGCATTTCCCCACCTTAGAAAAATCTGCAATGCTGGTAACATCGTTGACAGCAAAGGAAACAACTCATATTTGATCCATCCTGAGAGAATGACACTCCCTACGCTTTATATTTCCGGAGGACGGACTATCCTTGCAACTCCAAAGACTTCTTTTCTTGCTAACAAGTACATGAAGTTACACCAGCCTGGTTTTAGACATGAAAGAGTTGTAGTGGAGGGCTTTGGTCATTCGGACCTATTGATTGGAGAAGAGTCATATAAGAAggtttttcctcacattttatCTCATATTAGATCAGCTGAAAGAGAAAATGGAGCAATTAGTGCTGGGGGAAGAAAGTACAGCAAAGAGGCCATGGACTGGGAAGATGATCCTTATGAAGAATATGGAGGTTTTAGCACTTGGTTTTCTCCctttgttgttattttgttgtttttcatgTTAGTTGCATTATGCTtgtcaattttcaatttttaaagatGAAAAGTTCTTGGCCTTGCTATTGAatgatgtaaatattttttttttttttttcatattttgaatatgaaattgaaaagcTATCTTGTTTATCTTATTAATTGAAGCCATTCTATAAGTCATTTATGATCATTAGCCATATTGttagaaaaacaaattaaaaatcagAAGGAATTGTCTCTATATGGACCTTCACTAAATATTTCAACATAATTCAAGATAATAATGAAGAAATCACCCATCAAAGAAAATACTCTTCACTTTGTGCAGCATGATAGCCAAAAGAAAATCCAGTTGAGCTTAAGCCACTGTCCCATCGCTCTTGGAGGCTAATACTTGACAACATGAGAGATTTGAAttcataaaatgtttttgagTACCAAAATCCTAGCCATTAGGCTCACATGCCACAATTATGGATGAACTTTCgcactaaaattttcttttctttttttaatctgcAATGTTTATTCAACAAGAAAAGAGGGAATGATGTTTCTCACACAATGCCGGTTGAACCTATAGGCCACCGCCCAAGGCCCCCACCTGTAAGAGGGCCCCAGATAGCAATaacatattatataatattgCTTTCTCAtctgaagagagagaaaaaaaaaaaaaaaaggcaggcAGGCCCGTTTCTCACACTGAAGTGACATGAAGGCTAATGTCATCATCATATCTTTAGCttgcaaaagaaaagattatAGAAAGCCCGTTTCTcatctttaaaaagaaaaaaaaaaaaaaaaaaaaaaaaaaaaaaaaaaaaaaaaaaaaggcccgtTTCTTACATTGAAGTGACATGAAAGCTAATCCCATCACCAAATCTTTAGCTTGTAGAAGAAAAGATTACAAaaggtagagaaaaaaaaaaaaaaaaaaaaaaaactctttttagtTGATTTATTCATTAATTGGTGTTGGCAATAGACTTGATGTGTTCACAGATCTTCATTTCAGTttcgttttttgttttctcctcttttgcctctttcatctttttcatgGTTTGCTGTTAGGtgtctggttttttttttttttgaagaggagTTTGCTTTGCTCATTGCTGTTGAGTAAAGAGTCCAAGTAGTGccggcttttttttttttttttgagagattttcaacctatgacgtccactcctgatgatagctctttctcatcagactaagacaccaatcagtttttggtgtaggcggggattgaacctcagatctcttatacaaccatcaaagattttaccagttgagctaattggaacccacgTGTCGGCCTTAGAGTAAAGAGTAAAGTAAActctttttgtttgttctcttaGATTTCTCTAGAAGCCAATGGAATGGTCCGGACCCACTTAAAGAAATCTAAAGTATTACACGTTTTGTCTAAAGATTTCTCTAGATTTCTTTAGTcttacacgttttttttttttttttttttttttttttttttttttattttaagaaatcagATTTAGTGGGATGGAGCCATAAGGGATAGTGGGATGGTCTTAGTCTTAGTGAATCAAGTTGAGTCCTATATATTTTGCTAGTGGGCTAGTCTTAGTGGATCCAATCAAGTTAAGTCCTAcacattttgctaaaaaaaaaggtttattgctacacaaaaaaaaaagaaaaaaaaaagagtattgataacaaaattattaatttagaataatttactttgtattaatattaattttaatttttttgtgcagGTTTAGAGTGTAAAGTGATCATATTAAGTAAAGCTACAATTGTGATTTTGATAAACTAGGTTCTAttgttttatacattaaatttatattattctagttaaattgtaatatttttttttttattatagattgtgtttcatttattcataaatattttttaattacaaatgtctactagaaaatatccaTCTAgatatgaaaaactaaaaaaaaaaaaaaaaaagacaaagagaagaactaattgaatctcaaaaaggagctatggacaaatttattactagtaaaaaacaaaatcttgaaAGATCAATTAtgtcacaagaaagattaagtgaattagctatattatcaattgaaaaagaaatgttagcggaacttgaatgcaaaaatttaattagtaattttgcctcttaaaaagtaagaaaaataaattttaattgaaaaaaatatatgaatttataattaaatataataaaaggccCCGTTTAAAGCTTTCGCCTAGGGCCTCCAAATTCGTTGAGCCGGCCCTGTCCTCACAAACTGAGTCAAGGACTCTTTGAGGATTGTTCTTTTTAAAACAGAAAGACTTATGTGAGCAACTGTATGTGTTGCAATCTCTCTTGACTGAGCGAAAACAACAACCTAAAAACAAAGCTTAGAAACTTAAAACATTGCTAATAACTTTCGCACTATAGTTGATTCACCATTTCATGAAACTATCATAGATAGTTACTGTGAGTGATAGCATTAAGATGTTTAAAAATTCTTAgaatatcttctcaaaaaataaaaaattcttaggATAGTTTCACCCTAGAGTTCCTAACATCCCATATCCACTTATTTTGAAATAAGTGAATTAAACTTTATTACATcaccaaaattataaatttaataaatattagaCAACTTTTGTTCAAAACGTCAATATCTATGTAAAACCCaacaatattttaacaattttaacaattattgcATGTAAAAGTGTAAAACTAATTCGATGAACCTACATGGTGATGAAAATCTAAAccaaactattattatttaaaaatatataaaataaaaaacataaaatactattttagtttataaactttatcaaaagttagtttttcatctctaaactttaaaaatttgtttttctttttataaactattgaaaagttcattttttgtccttaaaatattgaaaatgttttatttcttgcctttaaattttaccaaaaaaattatttttggtctttgaactattaaaaaaatatatccctatttttatctctaaactattaaaaaaaagtctttatAAAGTTTTGTTGATGGTCATTTTTTAGAATccaagtagaaagaagaaagcccaacgacaagggtagcaaagaattggcaaacagatggcaaaaccattaggcctaagcagcaggaataatggatcacaggcccatgaaataaacaGATGGGcgttgaagaggcaagtgggcttaaagaagcccggaaagagagaaatagcatacTCATGGGCAAtatatgatgtagaaaagtgagaaaagaccaccgcaggcccaaagtaatgcaaaaaaagaaagtaagaggttaatggcaggcccatgaactTCAATGATGAGAATAAGATAATTGGACCAAGGAAGCctaatgaagttagtaaaagcccatgagaaTGCAGAGTTAGTAAAAAGGTTAAGgaaacccaaagaaagcaagtaggccaaggatgcccaagaggaAGACAAAAGGGACACAGGAGCCCATAAGTAGGAAAACTAATGGCCATACCAAGCCACTGGGGGAAAGAGTAAATGGCTGGCCTAAAGAGGCCCAGCAGAATTGAGTCATTACAGTAGGAGTGACAGAGTAATATGACAGGAAATGAGGGTAATCAAGAAATGGGCCGAAAGAAATGTAAGACCCAGTAtcaaataaagcccagttcCTCAAGAGAGTAGGAAATCGAAAAGCAGCTCACATAAAAGGTCAAAAGGAACGGACGGTAGACTATGGAAGCAAGTCTCCAAACCACAGCAGGCGA
The DNA window shown above is from Quercus lobata isolate SW786 chromosome 7, ValleyOak3.0 Primary Assembly, whole genome shotgun sequence and carries:
- the LOC115952015 gene encoding uncharacterized protein LOC115952015 translates to MKRQGELDLVERVGDDDGEEDGYDAVVVGSGYGGSVATCRMSMAGIKVCLLEKGKRWEAQDFPTDSLKIMSNVRMESQKLGLRFGPEDALFQVHEQNDSLAVVACGLGGGSLVNAGVTVPTPVRARRNPKWPKDWERDWDICEASAAAMLRIQSVPIQFPAVKVFGEIAEEQIEQCFETSVKLSINFDLEEPMANSKTPQRMGSCVACGNCLSGCPYDAKSSTDKNYLVSAIQAGCDIRTECQAQYVVKNPYDTCQEGKNSKKRRWRVYLNEIDYITSDFVVLSAGVLGTTETLFQSQMRGLKLSDALGSGFSCNGNTVVCLAGSPAPLNSFGLDRKQLSKIPFQERPGPSISSSYTSSLGFTIQSAVLPTAYPHLLFKGIVSYGWPTGHWLFHGIIEKIRHILGFKACQAIALNAMGYDDSDGKIMWDKDKNRICFSPPHDPLLPQIVKAFQKLTKKLGGILFLSRYRSTSVHLLGGCNASSDPSYGVCNPSGQVFDPESSVMVHQGLYVCDGSLIPCSVGINPSLTIASAAEYVSRHLVKDVLKYKNIEIASQNPHSVSNKNVKSDQRSVVTFEETMRGYVGGMQCTVFLKVKMNAQEQKGLSDCHPLLRGKVGGYVELKAIERDKLHIIDGKVSLCEVDYRTPYTQYMHYHLLLAGSSGSRYILEGRKIMNPFLFALYAWRESTTLHVIFKKVAENNSKEEMMLLKGRLSVSMVELLKSLISLRGNNKGSYWLPTEPNDLVRTLLEEGHEIWLLQPRLHPLNPLNNFTIEDIGRFDVPAAINRILELHGHRIKIHVVAHCVGGLVIHIALMGGHVSATNIASLSCTNTSMFFKLNTLSMFKMWLPLLPVSMVILGKNKILPMLETSKSSLRHRLLKSIALMIPRYERCTCNECELFSGLFGNAFWHENLSPSMHYWLNKENVTMLPMAAFPHLRKICNAGNIVDSKGNNSYLIHPERMTLPTLYISGGRTILATPKTSFLANKYMKLHQPGFRHERVVVEGFGHSDLLIGEESYKKVFPHILSHIRSAERENGAISAGGRKYSKEAMDWEDDPYEEYGGFSTWFSPFVVILLFFMLVALCLSIFNF